The genomic interval GTGTAGCGGAAACGGTTCTTTGGACACAAGTTTAGACTATGCTGCCATCCGATTTTCCAGCCAGTTATGGCGGATTTCGTCAGGTGACGTGAAGGCGTTTTTCTCGACTCGCCATTCGCTGTTATAAAGGCTCACGAAGGTCTTTACGGCCTTGCGAACATCATCGACGGTACGGAAAACTCGGCCATAAATGGCTTGCTCTTTCAAGGTGCGGTTAAAACGTTCGGCAACTCCGTTGGTTTGAGGCTCGGCAACGAAGGCAAAGCTGGGAGTGATCCCCCAGAACTTGATCTGGTTCTGAAAATGGTCTGAGAGGTACTGGGTGCCATGGTCCATGCGCAGGGACAGCCCCCGGGCAATTCCTTTCTCTACGCTGCCGTAAAGGCGGCTTAAGGCCATGGAAAGGGGCTGCAGGGCTGCATAGCGGTCGCCGGTTTTGCACACATGCCAGCCGACGCATTCGGCGTTCCAATGCTCCACAGCCGCAAAGATCCAGACCCAGCCCTCGTCAAGAGTGAAGACGCGGGTGCCATCGGTGCCCCACATCAAGTTCGGTGCCATGGTGATGATCTTGCCCTCATGCGCCTTGGCAGCTTTGGGCCGTCCTCGGTGCGGAGAAAGTAGGTGGTTTTCGCGCATGATCCGCAGAATCCGCTTGCGTGACACACGGTGGCCATCACGGAACCGTAACCGTCCCCAGACCTTACGGTGTCCCTCTCCTACGAACGGTGAGGTTGCCAGGTCGTGACGGATCAAGCCCAATAGGTCCTCGTCACTTATCAATGGACGCGGACCACGACGTTTAGGCACCGCTGGTGGACTTTGGCGCGAGGCATGATAGAACGAGGAGCGAGCCTGTTCCCAGACAGTGCAAACCCGCTGGACGCCGTAGGGCTTGTCTGCTCCCGGGGAGATCGTTTGGCTCATTTCGACGATCTCCGCTTGGCTAAAGGGCCGGGTTTTTTAACCCGTTCCCAAAGGAGTTCGTTCTCCATGGTCAATTCGCCGATCCGGCGCATGGCCTGATTGAGTTCGGCCTGAACCGGATCTTTTGGCCGCTTTTTTAACGACTCATCGATCCCGGCAAGGGCATTCTCCCGCCACTGCTCCAGACGGTAGATTTCGATACTCAGCTCGCGGGACAGGGCGTCAACGGATTCGCCCCGAAGCATGCGTAGGACAACCTCACGCTTGCGGGAGGCACTCCAACGCTGTCCTTCGGCTAAGGGGCCTTTGACGGTTTCGTTCTTGTTCTTTGTAGTCATATTCTCTCTCCTTGGACACGGGGACTTTACCCCAAATCAGTGTCCAAGAAAACTGATATGGCTGACAGTTGTCAAGAGCCGAATCGTTCCCTGCCCAACTGTTTTTCAGCGGTTTTTTTCGCGGTTATTTTCCAGGGTACTTGCAGAGGCGGAACCCATGTTGCGACGGTTGATCACTCTGATATTCGCGGATTGGATACCGCCTGACTTGGCTTCGTCGCGGAGCTTCCTCTCTCTAGTAGCGTGAGTTCGGCCTAAGGGCCTGATCCGATAGTTTTCCCGAGGGTTCTCCTGACCGTGGTTGCGCCCCTGTAACTACCCTGGAGTATTGATTATTGTTCGATAAGTTTGCCCCTAACGTGTTTTGAGGCTGTAGTTTTGGGTTTTATTCTTTATGCCATTATCGGAAATTCAACCTCATGGGCTATTGCCCACATAAAGGCACAGAGTTCTCGGGCGATGGCCGTCACGATCACCTGTTTGGGCTTACCCTTCGCCAGCATTCGTTTGTAGCGGGCACACAATCGAAGCTGGGCTTTCCAGGAGATATCGCATATCTCCTGCGACAGACCTTCTTGGCGTTTGCGCAACTCCCGACTAACCCGGGCAGGAAGGCGGTATGCCCAGGAGGCTTCCACCAGAACCCGGCGCACATGGCCATTGCCTGTTTTTGTAATGGCGCCCCGTTTTGTTTTTTCGCCACTGGAGTGCTCCGAAGGCACCAAACCGAGATAGGACATCAGTTCAACGGGGCTCGTAAAGCGCGTCATGTCTCCTATCTCGGCAACAGTTGTGGCGGCCACAATCAAGGAGACACCCCGGAGGGATTGGTAAGCCTTTACTACCGAAACCATTCGCCATTGGGGCAAAAGCTGTTGGATTTGCCCCGTAAGGCGCTCCACACGGCGAGTGCATTCAGTGAATGCGTCCACATATTCCTGAAGGACGATCTGTTGGGCCGGATGAGGCATTTTGATTCCGGCGATCCAACGCAAATGCGCCTGGCTCCAGTGGCTTCGCCCGTTGAAGTGGTGACCGTGCCGGAGAAGAAAAGCCAAAATGCGCTGCTTGGCCTTTTTTTCCGCCAACTTGGCATCCTCTCTCGATCGGGTGAGGTCCCGCATGGCTTCATCTTCGGCAAACGGCACAAAAACAGCCGACAATTCACCGGCCCGATGCAGGCGGGCCAGCATTTGGGCATCCCGGTGATCATTTTTGATTCGGTTGCCACTTTGCTTGGGAATCATTGCTGGCGCAACCACCATGCAATCAAATCCTTGAGCTGCAAGATGGCGATAAATCTCATAACCACAGGGGCCAGCTTCATAGACGAAATGCAGCTCATAACCTTTCGAAACCAGTTTTCGGATGACTTTGTCGAGGGCGCCAAGGCTCCCGTCAATTTTTCCGTAACTGCGAACTTCACCGTTTCGGCCAGCTTCGGCGATAGCGATCTCAATGGAGTTTTTGTGGACGTCCAATCCTACAAATATGCTAGACTTCTTCATGACCTGCCTCCTTGGTTATGGCTCTGTGTTGGGGTTCACGAGGTTCCAACATAACCCACGTTTGC from Desulfovermiculus halophilus DSM 18834 carries:
- a CDS encoding IS110 family transposase — protein: MKKSSIFVGLDVHKNSIEIAIAEAGRNGEVRSYGKIDGSLGALDKVIRKLVSKGYELHFVYEAGPCGYEIYRHLAAQGFDCMVVAPAMIPKQSGNRIKNDHRDAQMLARLHRAGELSAVFVPFAEDEAMRDLTRSREDAKLAEKKAKQRILAFLLRHGHHFNGRSHWSQAHLRWIAGIKMPHPAQQIVLQEYVDAFTECTRRVERLTGQIQQLLPQWRMVSVVKAYQSLRGVSLIVAATTVAEIGDMTRFTSPVELMSYLGLVPSEHSSGEKTKRGAITKTGNGHVRRVLVEASWAYRLPARVSRELRKRQEGLSQEICDISWKAQLRLCARYKRMLAKGKPKQVIVTAIARELCAFMWAIAHEVEFPIMA
- a CDS encoding integrase core domain-containing protein, which gives rise to MSQTISPGADKPYGVQRVCTVWEQARSSFYHASRQSPPAVPKRRGPRPLISDEDLLGLIRHDLATSPFVGEGHRKVWGRLRFRDGHRVSRKRILRIMRENHLLSPHRGRPKAAKAHEGKIITMAPNLMWGTDGTRVFTLDEGWVWIFAAVEHWNAECVGWHVCKTGDRYAALQPLSMALSRLYGSVEKGIARGLSLRMDHGTQYLSDHFQNQIKFWGITPSFAFVAEPQTNGVAERFNRTLKEQAIYGRVFRTVDDVRKAVKTFVSLYNSEWRVEKNAFTSPDEIRHNWLENRMAA